The genomic DNA TGGGGAGTTCTAGGATCCAGTGCTCGCAAAGACTACTAAAAACGAGGGTTGCGGGGCTTAACGTTGCAAACTTCCaatgcttggctaatcatttggaaaACTCGCGatggggattcccccaagggcataaggcgaggtTAAATTGGAAACCGAAGAATTCATCCACAGTTGCTTTGTTTCGTCCACTAAAAAACGTGTTCATACAGTGACCTCTTCTGGACAGAAATATATTTTAGTCCTAGACCATATctatattgttgtttttttttaatgttttatttcacaGACCATGTTTAATTAATTCAGTCATAATGTAAACTATTTGCGCCATGAATTACATTTTGCCAACATTTAAATTCATGGGCCAAATAATTAACAATATGACTGAATTTATTAAACATGTCAAATTCAAATAATTTGCATAAGTTTCCGAGATACGTGATACATTTTGTTGCTACAAAATAAAAATGAATTGTGCAGAAGTTTAAAAACAGATTatcgtctcttcctctctccctgcaaTTGTCGTAAATGCATTGCAAAGCCATAAACTGTCGTGCTACTGCCCCTGATTTTCGGTGTTTGAAACCCCCGTTCGGTCTTTTCGTACGGCACTAAAGCTGAAGACGGTATGTTCCCCCTTGAGCTCAGTTACAAATGCAAAAATATGATCTATTAATTATTTTTTTGAAGGTAATCATTGTGATTTAATTGTTTCAGAAACATGCCGGCCAAAGGTCCTCTGCAATCGGTCCAGGTTTTCGGACGCAAAGTGAGTAAACTATCTGAATTTATTCCACGTGTGTTGTTGAGCCAAGGAACTAACGCTATCCGGTTAGGTGACGTTAGCTAGCTCAACCATGTTAGCCAGACAGGCCAGAAATGTGTATTTGTCCCCCCAAAAACTATCCATTACATTTGGAAATGTAAGTGACCGTCGATTTGACAACTTTATTGTTAAACGTCCACATGTGCCTTGATTGCAGCCAGTGGCATATTGATATGAATGGCTACAAATGTTGCGGCCTGCTAGCGACGTTAATCAATTAGCTAATGTTATGCCGGAAAGCATGTTGTCCAGCTACATCAACGCCAATTGATTGGTGTAGTGAGGTAACAAACGTTAGTTCGCTGATttattattccacaatactgcaTTTGTTAACTAGATGCGTGCTTTTTTTGTTGACTACATCGTTTTTAACTAATCGTTGTACTGTAACTAGCTAGTTGCCATGACTTGGTCCACTCATCCCTAATGATGTACCTTAGTGTTTGGTTAAGACATTGGCTGGCTAACTAGTGTTGATTATAATAGTACTGTTGATCAGCAATCACCTGAATGgcaatttttttttgtgtgtggtggtgggggggaaatATAGCAAAGACATGTTTAACGTTATGGACCGTCTGTTTAGCCACCCCTGCTTCCTAGAAAAGTGCACATGTAAGTAGCTAAAACCTAGCAAATGGAAGTGAACATTACAGTATCTCTTTGCAGAAAACAGCCACCGCTGTTGCTCACTGCAAGAGGGGAAATGGCCTCATCAAGGTAAACGGCAGACCCCTCGAGATGATTGAGCCAGCCACTCTCCAGTACAAGGTGAGTCCTTAAAGACAGACTGAAATGTACTGTTGTCCAAAATAAGGgatttatttttttgctttgggaacaggggagggtagtgcgtTACATTTGCTCTCTCTTCTGCTAGTATCTTCCTTATAAACAATGGCTTGACTTTTGATGTTACCCTAACGTTTAGAAACATTTGTAAAGGTATGGTGTGGCTGTTATTACGCTTTAGCTACTGTGGGCTTATGATATGAAGGTGTGCCAACTGACTCGGACAGGTGAACTTGAGGTGAGGAACACTGTCGGGCCTACCAGAGTTACCCCTATAATTTAATaatgaattatatatattttttaatctaaTTTGAAAATGAAGGAATAAGCCTTTGCGTCTATCTGTAGATGGTCTTCTTTCATAAAGAAATACGTGTTGGTGTCAGATATGCTGGTGGCATGCTATCTCTGGGATTAGTCCTATATGACACCTGTGCTCAAATCTGACAACTGAACTATGAAAGTAACCTTAAAACActacacatttatttttatttttaagttTTGCATACGCTACACATTGAAGCACAAGGAATGGTGTTTTTGTAATTTGTACGCAGTTTTCTCATTTGGCCAATATCCCTCGTTTATTGAAGGCGCTGGCCGTGCCAGGTCAAATGTGACTGCATTTGGATGTCCGGTAAATTAACATCTTCCCTGGTATGTTGTCCGGCTACACATTTTCTCAAAGGAAACTCTGAAATGCCCTATTGGTTttaagattttagaatattcacataagTCTGTACCCTATTGGATGGAAACGTAGCTAGTGCGCTAGTCCAGTATCACTGTGATTACAcctgcacatcatggttcaccagcagccccaaaATCTAAAGAAAATCTAAAGAAGCAAGCTACTCTTCTGGGAGTTGAGCATTTTGTCCTCTGTAATTTTACATTGGCTACGCCtacaaggtagggagggatgttTTTTCTATTTGTTGAGATTGGCAATCTTTATTGAGGTGTTGAAAGTTACCCATGATATTGAAGTGCCCAAAGTCGGTATGCTTTGTATATTGGTTGTGTGgcgcattggcacagaaacctgttggtagAAAATGTgtagcatatacagtgccttcggaaggtaTCCAGACccctttgttacgttacagccttattctaaaattggttgAATTGTTTTTTTGCccgcatcaatctacacactacgctataatgacaaagcaaaaacagtttgctTTTAGAAacgtttgctaatttataaaataaaaacagtaaattacccttaagtattcagaccctttactctgtcatttgttgaagcacctttggcagcatttacagcattgtcttgggtttgacgctacaggcttggcacacctgtatttgggaagtttcttccattctctgcagatcctctcaagctctgtcaggttagatggggagcgttgctgcacagctatattcgggtctctccagagatgatcaatcgggttcaagtccgggctctatctgggccactcaaggacattcagagacttgtcccgaagccactcctgcattgtcttggctgtgtgcttagggtcgttgtcttgttggaaggtgaaccctcgccccagtctgaggtcctgagccgtCTTTGcctctgactagtctctcagtccctgccgctggaaaacatccccacggcatgatgctgccaccatgcttcaccgtagggatggtgccaggtttcctccagatgtgatgcttggcattcaggccaaagagttcaatcatggtttcatcagaccagaggatctttCTCGTGGTCTGAGTCTTCAGATgccctttttgcaaactccaagcgcgctgtcatgtgcctttttctgaagtggcttccgtcttgccactctaccataaaggcctgattggtggagcgctgcagagatggttgtccttctggaaggttctcctatctccacagaggaactttggatcTCTCAGTGacttgggttcttggtcacctccctgatcaaggccctttcCCCCAATTGCtccgtttggctgggcagccagctctagaaagtcttggtggttccaaacttcttccatttaatgatggaggccactgtgttctttgctatcttcaatgctgaagaaatttgctttgtcatgatgggatCGTGTCTAGATTGCTGAGAattttaatcagttttagaataaggctgtaacaacaatgtggaaaaggtcaaggggtctgaatactttccgaaggcaatgtattttatataattataaatatggcTTCAAAATGTTACATCTGATTACCCCTAGCTGATTGTCTCTGATCGttgtgtaatgaaacaggcagggagagtgagcttgTCTGTGGTAGTCGGTGAACCCCTGACCTTCTGgcatcgactgtgccacaaaagcatggTGAAGTGGCAGTGTGATATCCACGCTTATAAACAGGGTTGCTTTTGTTATTTGTTGTGAGCATTTGAGTTCATTCTGATGGGGTTCCATTTATTTCACTGTACAAGTGGGGGGGGAAAACATTTGTTGAGGAGGGTTGTGCATTTTGGCACCTTGAGTTGGAGCAGCCCCACTCTGGTTAATTTCAATCTGTCTCTTGGGAAACAGTTGCTAACTATTTCATGTATGTGTAACGTGGCTTGTTACAGAGCTGCTGTTCGTTTACTAAGCCCAAAATCAACATAGGTCTTCATTCAGCTAAATGTCTGGTTGTGTCTGCAGGATATATAGACCTTGTGTGCGTCCTTGACAACGTTTCTCTGTTGTAGCTGCTGGAGCCAGTGCTGCTGCTGGGCAAGGAGCGTTTTGCTGGAGTTGACATCCGAGTCCGAGTGAAGGGTGGTGGACATGTCGCACAGATCTACGGTGACTTGTTTTTACAACTGGAAGCTGCTCTACTTCCGTTTAACCATATCATCTCAGTAGAAACTGATGTCTTGATTTGAAATAACTGTACTTGACAGAACATGGCTGTTTGTCTTACCCTGTGCCATCTTCTCCTTGCAGCTATCCGTCAGTCCATCTCCAAAGCCCTGGTCGCATACTACCAGAAATGTAAGTGTCAATTTTACtgtaaaaacaaataaagcaataTCTTGTTTTCAATGGAATATTACTTCTGCTGATAAAATATTTGAGTTACTTTGGATAATTTTTTGCAGGAAGCTATGTTGGGTTTCTCCCTTTTGGATGATGGCGGGTGCATGATTGCTGCGTTTCCATTTGGTCAAGACAATGGTTCACAATAACCAATCCGACCTGTTTCTTTCCCTCCAGATGTCGATGAGTCCTCAAAGAAGGAGATCAAGGACATCTTGATCCAGTACGACAGGACCCTGCTGGTTGCCGACCCTCGTCGCTGCGAGTCCAAGAAGTTCGGTGGACCAGGAGCCCGTGCCCGCTACCAGAAGTCTTACCGTTAACCTCTCTGTACACTTTCATGTAATAAAGTTGAGGAAGAATATTTCTGCCCTGTTTCTTTAAACTTGCTTGATGAAAATTTTCATTAATAACCATCAAGCACTACTTTAAGTGTTTTAAGGTAGACTGCGATAGgacgtagatgcagaaagtaaactgCATATGGGGTAAACTAAGAGTGTTGAAGCATGAGGCTCAACTTCTCAGCTGTATTGGTCCTGTGGCAACCACGCTGTGAACGGCATGAAGCGAACCTGTGCAGATGGTGACCTATGAGTGCAATCTTGCATCTCGCTCCTCAATATCTGCGGTGCTACTCGTGGCAATGGCATTTGTCTACCTTTTAATAGTTAAGCGCTATCCTCTGTGTTTCACCCTAATACATTCAATTAATTGCTAGACTAGACCTGGGTGGTTTTAAACTGGCTGAGGTGAATAAGCATTATAGCAGGTGTATGTTATGCTTGCTTCAGATTTTCTCCTTAACATCTTTACAGAACACCATTACATTTCAGATAATTTGGCTTTACAGCCCTAGATTGTTGCTCCTCATTGAGTACCTGAGCTGTACATGTGTTTGCTACAACTGTTTTTGAATAGTATTTCAGAACTACAGCCACCAGATAAACCCAATGAATGAACTTCAGCATCACTAGTGGTCTCTTCCCACATCTGCCATGGAGCACCATGAGCATCACTATGCAAGCGCCTTCCTGTCATCACACATGACTACTTAGTGGCCCGTGAGTGATCCTTTCAGCTTAGGGCCATTTCACATTTATCTGTTTATGCATTGTGTATTTCAGTCAAGTCACACTCAATTTTTAGTGGAATTGTACCTTTCAATGTCAGAGCATTATACCGGTGAAAACCATGAGTGTTCAGCTGTTGCCAAATCAAAGTggacatatactgaacaaaaatataaacgcaacatgtaaagtgttggtttcatgagctgaaataagatcctagaaatgttccatacccacAAACCAAatctcattttgtgcacaaatttgtttacatccctgttagtgagcatttctcctttgccaagataatccatccacctgacaggtgtggcatttcaagaaACTGATTCAACGGCatcaatcaaatttattaattaaagcccttacatcagctgatgtcacaaagtgctgtatagaaacccagcctaaaaccccaaacggcaagtaatgcaggtgtagaagcacggtggctaggaaaaactccctagaaaggcctgaacctagagagaaaccaggctatgagaggtggccattcctcttctggctatgctggaatgatcattacacagatgcaacTTGGGCTGGGGACGAAAGGTCACTATAAAATGCACAGTTTTGTCACAAGACAAtgatacagatgtctcaagttttgagggagcgtgcaattggcatgctgactgcaggaatgtccaccaggacaattgctagagaattgaatgttaatttatctaacataagctgcctccaatgtcattttagagaatttggcagtatgtccaactggcctcaaccgcagaccacatcctgctgcttcacctgcgggattgtcttgagaccagccacctggacagctgatgaaactgaggtgtATTTCTgactaataaagcccttttgtgggtgggcctatgtccatccatgtctgcgccctgcccagtcatgtgaaatccatagattagggcctaattcatttatttaaattgactgatttacttatatgaactgtaactcagtaaaatcattggaattgttgcatgttgtgtttatatttttcttcagtgtacTTTTATTGTAAACAAGCTTATTgtaggctcctgagtggcacagtggtctaagacactgcatctcagtgttagaggcatcactacagaccctggtttgagtccaggctgaatcacaaccagccatgattgggagtcccatagggtggcgcacaattggcccagtgtcatccagggtaggtcgtcattgtaaacaggaatttgttcttaactgacttgccaagttaaatacaTTAATTTTGAATGGACTAAGTTGTCTTGTCCTTTGTTCAGGGCCCAGTCTGTTTTTCATTTTAGGACTaggtggaggagagaagaaaaaTGTCCTACCTCCAGTAATATTaatgttctctctcctgtttccaACATGTTTCTAGATTTGATACTAGTTTTTATTGAACTTGTGGAATGGATTGGACAGATGCAGATTTCTTGATACCTAACCTCAATTTCTCGGATTTCAACTGCTCCCTTTTCACCAGCAGAGAGTGCTGTGTGACAAAGTACGAATCCAATGGCACAAACACGTTTACAGCTCAAATCCGAGGCAAAGCTTTGCCTGTTCCACACAGCACAAGGTTATTCTGTTCATTAAACTCAATTTCTCTGATCATCTATTCACTCACAACTTCATTTCCTCAGCATGAGGCCCTCACGGGGAAACTGTCAGCTATCCGTCAGGAGTTTTAGTGATGGAAAAATGTATCAATCAATAGATCAGAGTATTGTTGCTCCTAAAAGTCAGTTAAATTGTCTTATTTTATATAGTCTCTACTACGGTcaacagatagacagacatgGGTTGACCATGGAGTTCTCTGTCTGGTGATGAACAACGACCACCGCAGCCACAAACATTGTGCCTGTGCAGATAAAAATACTCACTTTTGGAAGGAGCAGCTTACTGCATGTGGGATTGTTTGATTCCTGCGCCCAGGGTGTCATTAGGGCCAGGTTTTGTTCATGAACACATTTGCAGGAGAAGCTGTAACATCTGTGGCTGGTTGACTATGAAGCACAACAGAGCAAAAGGCATATGGTCTTGGTCTCGTTTTTCCTCATTTACAAATAGCTGGTAAACATATACCGAAGGTGTAGGCCCACCTCTCTGTTTTATGATACATCCTGTGCAGTCTTTTACCTGAACTGTAAATTATGTTTGTTCTGCTGCTGCCTCCATCTAAAGTGTGTACCAACCAGTGCAGATGCCCAGGTGAGCAGTGTTGAGCTGAGCCCCAGCTGTGCTCTCTCTGTCTAGGCAATGGGCAGGCCTATTTACTGCACTCTAACAATCAACCCAGCAGGGAGGCCCACTGCCACTGTTGTTTACTATCTGCTCCTGGATCCCTGGCCCTAACCTCTCCTCTACGGCCCTATCTGGCCCTGGTCGTTGACATCAGAACAGAGAGAACCCGCGGTAatatacagtagctgtatactcCTTTTGGGATGGGATTGGGATGCAATGGGAATTTTAGAATATATACTTTGAGAATTGTAGAatttggtcctgtgtggctcagttggtagagcatggtgtttgcaacaccatggttgtgggtttgattcccacgggggaccagtacagaaaaaatgtatgcattcactactgtaagtcgctctggataagagcatctgctaaatgactaaaatgtaattatatTTAATCATTCAACTTGTTAGGTAAAACCTTTGGCGTGTCCAAATGATGTAATTTATGATGAGTCCTTGTTGAGGGACAGTGTGGACCACATGGGGGTACTAAACACTTGTACTCACACTGGTGCACCTGGCTTTCCTCTGTTCACACCTCATTCTGCCTCCACTAATCACACAAACAATAGAGGTGTTGGTCCAGGATGCATTTTGTCATCacactaaccccccccccacacacactttctctatcAGCAGCCTACTTTGAAGAGAGAGGATAGTCATTAGCATTTCTCCCCTCTTTCCTTTTCCCCCTTCCCCCTTAGGGTTCTTTGCCCTGGGTGAGTATATAACAATTGACCGAGCAGGGTGTCAGAGAGCCAGGGATCAGAGGACAGTAGCATGCACAAACAGATGCTGGGTTGGCTGGAGAGTAAATGTAGCTTAGCCAAGCGACACGCCACTGTTTGGGCTTGGGAGTGTTAATGAGGGACTGTGCCACGCTCCCTCCTTAGCTCCTGTCGCTCTCTCCCTAGCCCCTATCAGTCTGTCGCTGACGGGGAGGGAGAGCAGTAGcagggagcggcaggtagcctagcggttaagagcattgggccagtaatcgaaaggcTGCTGGTTTGAAttcccgagctgactaggtgaaaaatcccttgggcaaggcacttaaccataattgctcctgtaagttgctctggataaatgactaaaatgtgtaaGAGGAGACGGGGACGCTTTATTCAACCAGGGTACAGCAGCACTGAACACTTATTTTCTGGGTGCAACAGAGAAAGCAGATGTCTTTTCTATTAGAGCAGGCTATTGTGATTCGGTAAGCCGTGTCGGATCATACCTGTGTGGAGCTTCCTGAAACACAGGCATGGAAAATGTTCACAGGCATGGAATATTTTCACAATGATTTGCCTTTTATTTTTTACAGGCCAAGTAGAGCAGAGTAGTAGTCATTTTCTATTTTGTGCTACAAAAATAAGCACTTGGCTGAAATGGCAGCAACCACTTGTGGTTGAATAGCATTTGCCCCCACAGACCTGCCTGAGCCCTGGCCTCCATCAGGAAAAAGCTGTGTTTTCTATTGTAGCTCCTTTCATATGGTTCCCTACTCCACTCGCCTTCACCCAGAATCGCCAAACAGTCATTTTTAGTGGGCTTTTGAACAATAGAGCCAGAACAGAATGTTGAGCCGATGATTGATTCATCTCGACTGTTTTGTTCCAGACACAGAGGCCTGCCCTCCCATGCTCACACCAGCACGTCAGAGTGTTTTTGGGTCTGAAACCAGCCAGAATCAGGCCCGGAGTTATTGACCCTGAGCAATTAGTCACACTTTGGCTCGCCAGCATTGACTCATTCCCAATGTATTTACCCCTAGACTTGAACTAAAGTGGAATTAGTCCCACTGCGCTCACACCGCTCAGCCTTTGTCTCCCATTAACGGCCCTCTctatcgctcgctctctctctctctctctctctctctctctctcaaacacacacacggtctGGGCAGTGTCGTGGCACTGAACGTGGCCTTGGAGTGGAGCCCCATGTGAAATGAGATGGGGGGTCAGGTTGTGTTCCCCAGAGTGCGAGCCCCTGACACCCGACCCAGGCTGAGGGTCACAGGGTGCCCCGTACACCCAGGGTGACCCACAACCCCTGGGCTGGCGGGACAGAGAGGCCTGGACCTGTGATGATCCCCTAAAGCACCAGGGCTCTTGGGGGGTCAGACAGCCTGCTCAGGCCCTCTGTAGACataacacactgactggactacaCTCCACACAGACAGAAGACCCTGCCACCAGCACCACACTAAGACAAGTGCTTTAAGCACAGAGAAACTGGAAAACACTGATCTGAAAGAATTTCTGTTTATAACGCAAACATGATGACAGTAGCATGCTCACATAATGATTGAGGATAATGGGAACACATGGGAGAAACTGACAAATCATCAGAATGGTATTTAGGGTTAACTGCAGAAAGTCCTCATGGTGTGCTGTTGTGCCTACAGTACTGTACACAGTGTGGTCCCTGCAGGTCCTGAGGCTCTGTGTCTGTCAGGCTCTGGGCAGATAAGGGACATGCTTAATTAAACGCCCTAAAGGCTGTTGAAAGGCACCGGATGATGCCAGCACGAGAGGACTTGACACCCAAGTGTTCCTCTTTCGCTGAGGTGGTTGTTCAACCAGGAAAGAGGGGGGGCTAGGCGTGACGGGGCCCAGTTACAGCACCATGCCTGCCAGAGTCATCACAGAGctggggatggagggaagaggggtaggtggaggaggagggggagaggtttGTGGTGTAAAAAGTAATGGCTTATCCAGATACTCTGCCAGCTcccagcctccctctctctctctcacccggtctctctctctcccccctctctctctctctctcacccggtctctctctctcccccctctctctctctctctcacccggtctctctctctcccccctctctctctctcaccctgtctctctctcccccctcccctctctctctccccctctctctgcccccccccctctctctttccccctctacctctctctccgtctctctctctctctcccccctctctctgtcttccccctctctgtctctctctctcactctggccTCGGTGTCCATGGCTCCAAGGCTAGAAGAGAGCCCTGCGCCCCAGAGACCAAtggcccctcctcttctcccctcctgcacacacacatagacatacacatTCCTGGAGAAAGGGATGGGAGCGTGACAATCGGGAAACAACGGCTGTTAGTTACAGAAAATGCATTACACCGTGGGCAGGGGGAaaggagcggaggagaggaagtgCTGGGATTAGGCAGAGTTTGGAGACGGAGAGCGGGCCCATTTTTCCTGTCCAGTAAACTGCTCAGATTTATAAGACCTCTGGGGACGCTGATACCCCATCCTTGTCCCATCAGCTCTGACTGCTACTGATTTAAAAATAAGCCTAAATCGGAGCATGGCAGTTGTTGGGAGGTCAGAACTGTCGTTCACAGGAAAAATAAAGAACACTTCAATTTCCATCAGGTTGTAAAGGTGCTTTAATAACAATTGTTTGAATATGACAATTCAGACCCTCTACTAAAAACCAACTAATCTCTATGCCTATGTGGCAtcaatatgagtcagaaacactTATTCTGGTGTAAAACTTGACTACAGTGTGTAAATAGGATACGTTTAGTGTGTCACAACAAGGAAATTGAGGTTGAGTTTGGATTACAATTATGTTAACAAATCATGCCCCCTTTTACCAAGCTCCACGTGCAAATGGCCCCTCTGCCCACTTCGCTTCATTTCATTGAATGGGGTTACGTTGTTTCATTGCCCCCAACGCGTTGAAAAGATCACAGATATTTTAGCCTGAAAAGCCCTATACGGATTGACCATGCAATGAATGCTTCCATCAGGATGCACAGCCAACTAGTTTGCATGCCCTTTCCGAAGGACCCTATAATGCGGAATAGGTGGTTGGAGTCCGTTGGTCCCCAGTGGGGGCGAGTATACCGGTAGCTAGACAGCTGGTTATGTATCTGGTTGTGTATATTTTGATAATCGTTATCACTATCATCGCTAGCATAGCTGACTAACGTTAGCCTACCTCAATACAACTCAGATTTGGCTTGGAAACACGATAACATTTCAAAAGACAgtaaataattagtaggaaaacctTTTGACATGATTGTGATTgcaccagattgactttagatgtagtataactttagccagctaactaagatTGAAGTGACCACCGTATTTTAGCATGCTAAcattagcattgctagctattttttGACAAACTTTGCTAGTAACAGTAATGACAACATTGCCATCTTtctaaagtaaatttgacaaCATCATAAtatggcaaagttgtttcctacaAATTATGTTcatactttagcaatgtcatcgtaTTTCCATGCATATCTAAGTTAGTGTAATTTAGATGAAACAGTCACATTAGCCTCCGAGATGCAACCCGAGGTGCAACCCATGTCTAGGGGAAAAAATACATATTGTGGTACTAGACAACTCATTTCTGACTACAGCAGTGTACAAACTAGCAGCAACAAACTCAAACCAACCCAGGGATATAGCAAAACATGTCACAGTTGGTTGCATAGTGTAATAGCGTCATCGGCCTGAATTTAATACAAGCCTGAGCCAGTCAGTCTACATCTGTAAAACATAGAATTACCTTCACATCTGAAGTTAAATAGAAAGGTGAGTGCAGGGATCAGGTTGGTTCCACCAAGCtaatcataaccaccattgatgatgtaatcagtgtgtttgtgtttgatcgATCAGTATCTTTTGATAAGGGGTCAGGCGTTGATCTACGCTGCTCTGCCTACCAATGGGACGCTGGCAAAGAACTCACCTCCAACCTCACTTCTTGTCTGCTCACCAATGGTCGTACATGGGGAGAACAGAATTAGGTAGGTTTTGtctgacctgttcaaacttcaacatagATTATGTCTGTGTATCAGATATCACCTATCCCTAACTACCATTGG from Salmo salar chromosome ssa07, Ssal_v3.1, whole genome shotgun sequence includes the following:
- the rs16 gene encoding 40S ribosomal protein S16 isoform X1, translating into MPAKGPLQSVQVFGRKKTATAVAHCKRGNGLIKVNGRPLEMIEPATLQYKLLEPVLLLGKERFAGVDIRVRVKGGGHVAQIYAIRQSISKALVAYYQKYVDESSKKEIKDILIQYDRTLLVADPRRCESKKFGGPGARARYQKSYR